In Citrus sinensis cultivar Valencia sweet orange chromosome 4, DVS_A1.0, whole genome shotgun sequence, one DNA window encodes the following:
- the LOC102607375 gene encoding uncharacterized protein LOC102607375 → MESKTLVEAALRVLNTPDPFEKARLGDSVACRWLDGTITQPYNRSLDLPVPDRPARLTNVKLVSPSLMPKLGKAGSLQSRQAIVHSLAHTESWAIDLSWDIVARFGKQEAMPREFFTDFVKVAQDEGRHFTLLAARLEELGSSYGALPAHDGLWDSAIATSKDLLARLAIEHCVHEARGLDVLPTTISRFRNGGDNETAKLLETVVYPEEITHCAAGVRWFRYLCLRSRDPALLRDSLAPPESEAGENVCTIEENEEVIRKFHAIVRTHFRGPLKPPFNEVARKAAGFGPQWYEPLATKESAP, encoded by the exons ATGGAAAGCAAAACCCTGGTAGAAGCGGCGCTTAGAGTTCTAAACACACCCGACCCTTTCGAGAAAGCCCGACTCGGCGACTCGGTTGCGTGCAGATGGCTCGACGGAACCATCACTCAGCCTTACAACCGTTCTCTGGACCTTCCCGTACCTGACCGCCCAGCTAGGCTCACCAAC GTTAAATTGGTTTCGCCAAGTTTAATGCCGAAGCTTGGTAAAGCTGGGAGCTTGCAGAGTAGGCAGGCTATTGTGCATAGCCTTGCGCACACTGAGAGCTGGGCCATTGATTTGTCTtgg GATATAGTTGCTCGTTTTGGTAAGCAAGAAGCGATGCCAAGGGAATTCTTCACAGATTTTGTGAAGGTGGCCCAAGACGAAGGCCGACACTTCACTCTCCTTGCAGCACGATTGGAGGAACTAGGTTCTTCTTATGGAGCTTTGCCAGCTCATGATGGCCTCTGGGACTCGGCCATTGCTACATCCAAGGACCTGCTGGCGCGTTTGGCAATAGAGCATTGTGTCCATGAG GCCAGGGGACTCGATGTGCTGCCCACCACCATCTCTCGTTTCCGCAATGGAGGTGATAATGAGACCGCAAAGTTACTAGAAACGGTGGTTTACCCAGAAGAAATTACACATTGTGCTGCTGGAGTAAGGTGGTTTAGATATCTTTGCTTGAGGTCTAGGGATCCGGCTTTACTTCGAGACAGCTTGGCACCTCCTGAAAGTGAAGCAGGAGAGAACGTATGTACaatagaagaaaatgaagaggtTATTCGGAAGTTTCATGCCATAGTGAGAACACACTTTAGGGGGCCATTGAAGCCACCTTTTAATGAGGTAGCAAGGAAAGCTGCTGGTTTTGGTCCTCAATGGTATGAGCCACTTGCCACCAAAGAGAGTGCTCCCTGA